One region of Streptomyces rishiriensis genomic DNA includes:
- a CDS encoding alpha/beta fold hydrolase, with product MTKPTPDRRAASADIAVPCRVVSLAQDLVATPVYGRELADTIPGATFEVVDDAGHSGYLGTRDARAAPRRP from the coding sequence ATGACCAAGCCGACGCCGGACCGGCGCGCCGCCAGCGCGGACATCGCTGTGCCGTGCCGCGTGGTCTCTCTCGCCCAGGACCTGGTCGCCACGCCCGTATACGGCCGCGAGCTCGCCGACACGATCCCCGGCGCCACGTTCGAGGTCGTCGACGACGCGGGGCACTCCGGGTACCTGGGAACACGCGATGCGCGCGCCGCCCCTCGACGCCCGTAG
- a CDS encoding 3-oxoacyl-ACP synthase III family protein — protein MEREQGYVTSVLGTGSYLPERVVTNEEIEARVPGASAEWIADRTAIVERRYAAPDEAASDLAVHAARAALDQAGLDADGIDFIIVATTTGDAPIPSTASLVQLALGAHRAACFDVNIACTGFVTALSIARAYGALDSTTKVLVIGTDVWTRFIDFDNRATSVLFGDGAGAAVIGSVPHAPGDPERGLLKVELVSRAESHELISMPAGGSRRPASVETVADGGHLLSMQGRGVRDFVLDNVPGLIAGLLKRSGYEPADVQHFVPHQANGRLVAELAEVSGLERADTHLPLRHSGNIGSASVPVALDAANRSGVLRDGDLVLLAGFGAGMAAGAALLRWTVTEGGTR, from the coding sequence ATGGAAAGGGAACAGGGGTACGTCACATCCGTGCTGGGGACCGGCTCCTACCTGCCCGAACGGGTGGTGACCAACGAGGAGATCGAGGCCCGGGTACCCGGTGCCTCCGCCGAGTGGATCGCCGACCGGACCGCCATCGTCGAACGGCGGTACGCGGCACCGGACGAGGCAGCGTCCGACCTCGCCGTCCACGCCGCGCGCGCCGCCTTGGACCAGGCCGGACTGGACGCGGACGGCATCGACTTCATCATCGTCGCCACGACGACCGGTGACGCCCCGATCCCCTCCACCGCGTCACTGGTGCAACTGGCGCTCGGCGCCCACCGGGCCGCCTGTTTCGACGTCAACATCGCCTGCACGGGGTTCGTCACCGCGCTGTCCATCGCCCGGGCGTACGGGGCGCTGGACTCGACGACGAAGGTCCTGGTCATCGGCACCGACGTGTGGACCCGGTTCATCGACTTCGACAACCGGGCGACCAGTGTTCTGTTCGGGGACGGAGCCGGGGCCGCGGTCATCGGCTCCGTCCCGCATGCGCCCGGCGATCCGGAACGCGGCCTGCTGAAGGTCGAGTTGGTGAGCCGGGCCGAGTCCCACGAGCTGATCAGCATGCCGGCCGGGGGCAGCCGCCGTCCCGCCTCCGTCGAGACGGTCGCGGACGGGGGCCACCTGCTGAGCATGCAAGGCCGGGGGGTGCGCGATTTCGTCCTGGACAACGTCCCGGGCCTCATCGCCGGGCTGCTCAAGCGCTCCGGCTACGAACCGGCCGACGTGCAGCACTTCGTGCCGCACCAGGCCAATGGCCGGCTGGTGGCGGAACTGGCCGAGGTCAGTGGCCTGGAGCGGGCGGACACCCATCTGCCGTTGCGTCACAGCGGCAACATCGGTTCCGCGTCGGTGCCGGTCGCACTTGACGCGGCCAACCGTTCCGGCGTGCTACGGGACGGCGATCTGGTGCTCCTGGCGGGCTTCGGCGCGGGTATGGCTGCCGGTGCCGCCCTGCTGCGCTGGACCGTGACCGAGGGCGGGACTCGATGA
- a CDS encoding 3-deoxy-7-phosphoheptulonate synthase, with protein MTRSSEAAHGEVRGRNTREPRLADRLAAALDRPAAQQPEWPDPAQARTVVELLRTAPPIVAESETAQLSEQLAAVARGQAFLLQSGDCAETFAETTESHLRANLGLLKRMSLLLAHAAGLPVVPLARMAGQYAKPRSQSVDADGLPVYRGDMVNSAERTLAARTCDPDRMLRAHGHAARAMTLARRAYAQEPANPHTGLPSYLRGTPGGGRSVRTAEEIGREQGLSGEQIYVGHEMLLLDYECAPLHTAGFTTGPEPLLVSPLAHFLWIGERTRGLGDAHLAVAELLANPIGVKIGPSTTPEEAVEYVRRLDPYATPGRLTLISRMGHSRVREVLPPIVEKVTATGHQVVWQCDAMHGNSRTTPDGRKTRHFDDIIAEINGFFDVHRTLGTHPGGLHLEATGEDVTECLGGPRGLGEADLSARYRTACDPRLNEEQSMELASTVADLLAEAIRPASQQVTSAGPRNPR; from the coding sequence ATGACGCGCTCATCAGAGGCAGCGCACGGCGAGGTCCGGGGCAGGAACACGCGGGAGCCGAGGCTCGCGGACCGCCTCGCCGCGGCCCTGGACAGACCCGCGGCGCAGCAGCCCGAGTGGCCGGACCCGGCCCAGGCCCGGACAGTGGTGGAACTGCTGCGCACCGCGCCCCCGATCGTGGCCGAGTCCGAGACGGCACAGCTCTCCGAGCAGCTCGCGGCGGTCGCCCGCGGCCAGGCATTCCTGCTGCAGAGCGGGGACTGCGCGGAAACCTTCGCCGAGACCACCGAATCGCACCTGCGAGCCAACCTCGGTCTCCTGAAGCGTATGTCGCTGCTCCTTGCCCACGCCGCCGGGCTGCCGGTGGTTCCCCTCGCCCGTATGGCCGGACAGTACGCGAAGCCGCGCTCACAGTCCGTCGACGCGGACGGCTTGCCGGTCTACCGGGGTGACATGGTCAACTCCGCCGAACGCACCCTTGCCGCACGCACTTGTGACCCGGACAGGATGCTGCGCGCCCACGGGCACGCGGCTCGCGCGATGACGCTCGCCCGCCGGGCGTACGCACAGGAGCCGGCGAACCCGCACACCGGCCTCCCCTCGTACCTGCGAGGCACCCCCGGCGGCGGCCGCTCGGTCCGCACCGCCGAAGAGATCGGGCGCGAACAGGGCCTGAGCGGCGAACAGATCTATGTGGGCCACGAGATGCTCTTGCTCGACTACGAATGTGCCCCGCTCCACACCGCCGGGTTCACCACCGGTCCGGAACCGCTGCTCGTCAGCCCACTCGCACACTTCCTCTGGATCGGCGAGCGCACGCGAGGCCTCGGCGACGCGCACCTCGCCGTCGCCGAACTGCTCGCCAACCCCATCGGGGTGAAAATCGGCCCCAGCACAACCCCGGAAGAAGCCGTCGAGTACGTCCGCAGGCTCGACCCCTATGCCACGCCCGGGCGGCTGACGCTGATCAGCAGGATGGGCCACTCCCGGGTCCGCGAGGTGCTGCCGCCGATCGTGGAGAAGGTCACCGCAACCGGCCACCAGGTGGTCTGGCAGTGCGACGCGATGCACGGCAACTCCCGCACGACGCCGGATGGCCGCAAAACCCGCCATTTCGACGACATCATCGCGGAGATCAACGGCTTCTTCGACGTCCACCGCACCCTCGGCACTCACCCCGGCGGCCTCCACTTGGAGGCGACCGGCGAGGACGTCACCGAGTGCCTGGGCGGGCCCCGCGGCCTCGGTGAGGCTGACCTGTCGGCCCGCTACCGTACCGCCTGCGACCCTCGCCTGAATGAGGAACAGTCCATGGAACTGGCCTCCACCGTCGCCGATCTGCTCGCAGAGGCCATCCGGCCGGCTAGCCAGCAGGTCACCTCCGCCGGCCCCCGGAACCCGCGATGA
- a CDS encoding HAD-IA family hydrolase: protein MTTGSEHHAATTSEQHSPGSRQAVIFDLDGVVVDSFAVMGEAFSLAYAEVVGPGAAPFEEYQRHQGRYFPDIMRIMGLPLEMEEPFVRESYRLAHQVQVYDGVVDVLRMLNERGLRLAIATGKAGERARSLLGVLGLLPYFAHVIGSDEVPRPKPAPDIVRRALELLNVPADRAIMIGDAPTDLASAHGADVTAAAALWGCHDEIGLLAAGPDIVLQRPADLLVLCPVVPAVHGAEPTELCPNGRSRRLGD from the coding sequence ATGACCACAGGGTCGGAACACCACGCGGCAACGACCTCCGAACAGCACTCCCCAGGCTCCAGACAAGCAGTCATCTTCGATCTCGACGGAGTTGTCGTCGACAGCTTCGCCGTGATGGGCGAGGCCTTCTCCCTCGCCTACGCCGAGGTCGTCGGCCCGGGCGCGGCGCCCTTCGAGGAGTACCAGCGCCATCAGGGCCGCTACTTTCCCGACATCATGCGGATCATGGGCCTTCCGCTGGAGATGGAGGAGCCCTTCGTCCGTGAGAGCTACCGGCTCGCCCACCAGGTTCAGGTGTACGACGGTGTTGTCGATGTGCTGAGGATGCTGAACGAGCGCGGCCTCCGGCTAGCCATCGCCACCGGCAAGGCAGGCGAGCGCGCCCGGTCCCTGCTCGGCGTCCTCGGCCTGCTTCCGTACTTCGCCCACGTCATCGGCTCAGACGAGGTGCCCCGGCCCAAGCCCGCCCCCGACATCGTCAGACGCGCGCTCGAACTCCTCAACGTTCCCGCAGACCGGGCCATCATGATCGGCGACGCCCCCACCGACCTGGCCAGCGCCCACGGCGCCGACGTCACCGCCGCAGCCGCACTCTGGGGCTGCCACGACGAGATCGGACTGCTCGCCGCCGGCCCTGACATCGTCCTGCAACGGCCCGCCGACCTGCTCGTCCTCTGCCCGGTCGTCCCGGCCGTCCACGGGGCCGAACCGACTGAACTCTGCCCCAATGGACGATCGAGGCGCCTAGGGGACTAA
- a CDS encoding arylamine N-acetyltransferase family protein, whose product MFDKDKYLEHLGFSGTPDASLATLRKIHREHQMRIPYDSGYALDLNSSGDALGLAQASFDLDPAFETIVLSGRGGICVELNFMFHRLLVELGFDVQVLAAATLLPGGVWGPDIEHMVMRVTIDGEDWLADAGHAGISIVEPLPFSGETVVQDGIEFRLTRREKHYFLEYKTRAKSWRDSYRFLPETRTTADWARWRDALPLDEMAAHPRRRRRVIDNGQVTLTANLFLSVEDGEERLRLIRDENELEKIVSTYWS is encoded by the coding sequence ATGTTCGACAAGGACAAGTATCTGGAGCACCTCGGCTTCTCGGGAACGCCCGACGCAAGCCTGGCGACCCTGCGGAAGATCCACCGCGAGCACCAGATGCGGATCCCTTACGACAGTGGTTACGCCCTGGACCTGAACAGCAGTGGCGACGCCCTCGGCCTGGCCCAGGCGTCTTTCGACCTTGACCCGGCCTTCGAGACGATCGTGCTCAGCGGCCGGGGCGGCATCTGCGTCGAATTGAACTTCATGTTCCATCGGCTCCTCGTCGAGTTGGGCTTCGACGTGCAGGTGCTGGCCGCAGCCACCCTCCTGCCGGGGGGAGTGTGGGGCCCTGACATCGAGCACATGGTCATGCGCGTCACCATCGACGGTGAGGACTGGCTCGCCGACGCCGGGCACGCGGGCATCTCCATCGTGGAGCCGCTGCCGTTCTCCGGAGAGACCGTGGTGCAGGACGGCATCGAGTTCCGGTTGACCCGTCGGGAGAAGCACTACTTCCTCGAGTACAAGACCCGCGCCAAAAGCTGGCGCGACAGTTACCGCTTCCTGCCGGAGACGCGTACCACCGCGGACTGGGCCCGCTGGCGCGACGCCCTGCCGCTGGACGAGATGGCGGCGCACCCGCGGCGCCGCCGACGGGTGATCGACAACGGGCAGGTCACGCTCACCGCGAACCTCTTCCTGTCCGTTGAGGACGGCGAGGAGCGGCTTCGTCTCATCCGGGACGAGAACGAGCTCGAAAAGATCGTCAGCACCTACTGGAGCTGA
- the rifK gene encoding 3-amino-5-hydroxybenzoate synthase: MNARPAPEFPSWPQYDDGERTGLIRALEQGQWWRMGGSEVDSFESEFADFHGAPHALAVTNGTHALELALQCLGVGPGTEVIVPAFTFISSSQAAQRLGAVAVPVDVDLDTYNIDVAAAARAVTPRTKVIMPVHMAGLVADMDALDKLSADTGVPLLQDAAHAHGARWQGKRVGELGTVAAFSFQNGKLMTAGEGGALLFPDEETYEAAFLRHSCGRPRTDRRYMHQTAGTNMRLNEFSASVLRAQLRRLDAQLTLRDQRWTLLSRLLGEIDGVVPQGGDARADRKSHYMAMFRIPGISEEGRNALVDTLVGAGLPAFAAFRAIYRTDAFWETAAPDATVDELAARCPHTETISTDCIWLHHRVLLASEEALHTTAEIIADAVAAR, encoded by the coding sequence ATGAACGCGCGACCGGCACCAGAGTTTCCCTCGTGGCCGCAGTACGACGACGGCGAGCGCACCGGCCTGATCCGGGCTCTGGAGCAGGGTCAGTGGTGGCGCATGGGCGGGTCGGAAGTGGACTCCTTCGAGAGTGAGTTCGCCGACTTCCATGGTGCCCCGCATGCTTTGGCCGTCACCAACGGCACCCATGCCCTGGAGTTGGCGCTGCAGTGTCTGGGTGTCGGTCCGGGCACGGAGGTCATCGTGCCGGCCTTCACTTTCATTTCCTCGTCCCAGGCCGCTCAGCGGCTCGGCGCGGTCGCCGTCCCCGTCGACGTCGATCTCGACACGTACAACATCGACGTGGCTGCCGCAGCGCGCGCCGTCACCCCTCGCACCAAGGTGATCATGCCCGTGCACATGGCGGGGCTCGTCGCCGACATGGACGCGCTCGACAAGCTTTCCGCGGACACCGGCGTGCCCCTGCTGCAGGACGCTGCCCATGCGCACGGTGCCCGCTGGCAGGGCAAGCGGGTGGGCGAGTTGGGTACGGTCGCCGCGTTCAGCTTCCAGAACGGCAAGCTGATGACCGCCGGCGAGGGTGGTGCACTGCTTTTCCCCGACGAGGAGACGTACGAGGCCGCCTTCCTGCGGCACAGCTGTGGCCGGCCGCGCACCGACCGCCGCTACATGCACCAGACGGCCGGCACCAACATGCGGCTCAACGAATTTTCTGCGTCCGTGCTCCGCGCCCAGCTGCGCCGCCTCGACGCCCAGCTCACGCTGCGCGATCAGCGCTGGACACTGCTGTCCCGGCTGCTCGGCGAGATCGACGGCGTCGTGCCCCAGGGGGGCGATGCGCGCGCCGACCGGAAGTCTCACTACATGGCCATGTTCCGGATCCCCGGCATCTCCGAGGAGGGCCGCAACGCCCTGGTCGACACGCTCGTCGGGGCCGGGCTGCCTGCCTTCGCCGCCTTCCGGGCGATCTACCGCACCGACGCGTTCTGGGAGACGGCCGCGCCCGACGCCACCGTCGACGAACTCGCCGCAAGGTGCCCGCACACGGAGACGATCAGCACCGACTGCATCTGGCTGCACCACCGGGTGCTGCTCGCCTCCGAGGAAGCCCTCCACACCACGGCCGAGATCATCGCCGACGCGGTGGCCGCACGATGA
- a CDS encoding 3-dehydroquinate synthase family protein, protein MLAEVIQGLGARRVAVVSARPAEWVPDTGVETVLLPARDGEPDKNLATVEALCAEFVRFGLTRNDAVVSCGGGTTTDVVGLAAALYHRGVPVVHLPTTLLAQVDASVGGKTAVNLPSGKNLVGAYWQPAAVLCDTDYLSTLPRREMLNGLGEIARCHFIGAGDLRGLGLAERIAASVRLKAGVVSADERDTGLRHILNYGHTLGHALELAGGFALRHGEAVAIGTIFAGLLAGALDRIGPGRVAEHREVVEFYGLPTALPEGIETAELIRLMRRDKKALTGLAFVLDGLGGAELVHDVSEQVVAEVLERMPRQPLGQLIEPAGCHGTGAPLA, encoded by the coding sequence ATGCTGGCCGAAGTGATCCAGGGCCTCGGCGCCCGGCGGGTCGCCGTCGTGTCGGCCCGGCCCGCGGAATGGGTGCCTGACACGGGAGTGGAGACCGTGCTGCTGCCCGCCCGGGACGGTGAGCCGGACAAGAACCTCGCCACCGTCGAGGCCCTGTGCGCGGAGTTCGTACGCTTCGGCCTCACACGCAACGACGCGGTCGTCTCCTGCGGGGGCGGAACCACCACCGACGTCGTCGGCCTGGCCGCCGCCCTGTACCACCGGGGCGTGCCAGTGGTACATCTGCCGACCACGCTGCTGGCCCAAGTCGACGCGAGTGTCGGCGGCAAGACGGCGGTCAACCTGCCCTCTGGTAAGAACCTGGTGGGCGCCTACTGGCAGCCCGCCGCCGTGCTGTGCGACACCGACTACCTGTCCACCCTGCCCCGGCGTGAGATGCTCAACGGCCTGGGTGAGATCGCCCGCTGCCACTTCATCGGTGCCGGTGACCTGCGCGGGCTCGGCCTCGCGGAGCGCATCGCGGCCAGCGTGAGGCTCAAGGCCGGCGTCGTCTCGGCCGACGAGCGGGACACCGGCCTGCGACACATCCTCAACTACGGCCACACTCTGGGCCACGCCCTGGAGCTGGCCGGCGGCTTTGCGCTCCGCCACGGCGAGGCCGTCGCGATCGGCACGATCTTCGCGGGCCTGCTCGCCGGGGCCCTGGACCGGATCGGTCCCGGGCGGGTGGCGGAGCACCGGGAGGTCGTCGAGTTCTACGGCCTGCCCACCGCGCTGCCCGAGGGGATCGAGACGGCCGAGCTGATCCGCCTGATGCGCCGGGACAAGAAGGCGCTCACCGGCCTCGCCTTCGTCCTCGACGGGCTCGGGGGAGCGGAGCTGGTCCACGACGTGTCCGAACAGGTCGTCGCCGAGGTCCTGGAGCGCATGCCACGACAGCCACTCGGGCAACTCATCGAGCCGGCAGGCTGCCACGGAACGGGAGCCCCGCTGGCATGA
- the ccrA gene encoding crotonyl-CoA carboxylase/reductase, translating into MMSLSDAIRAGAGPQELAAAEVPAEFLAAHLRIEDEKIFEGIEGDRDVRKTLHVGTVPMPELAPDEVLIAVMASSINYNTVWSATFEPLSTFGFLQAYGRQGGWAKRHDQPFHVLGSDAAGVIVRAGSGVRRWRVGDHVLVNAACVEDQEASVQADGMLSENQLAWGFETNYGGLAHYTIARASQLIPKPAHLTWEEAASVPACAGTAYRMLVSDRGARMKQGDVVLIWGASGGLGAYAVQLVKNGGGIAVGVVGSEEKARVARALGCDLVINREEYGFGSDAGDEPAVALAQGKRLGRLIRDGVGEDPHIVFDHVGQSTFGISVFLARRGGTVVTCGSSTGYQHRFDNRYLWMRLKRIIGSHVANLQEQVDTARLFGQGSLVPALTSLFPLEEAGVATRLVQLNQHIGKVGVLCLADRPGLGVTDPERRARIGEDRLTLMRAYAHDSGRAA; encoded by the coding sequence ATGATGTCACTCTCCGATGCAATACGTGCCGGTGCCGGCCCGCAGGAACTGGCCGCCGCGGAAGTACCGGCGGAGTTCCTCGCCGCGCACCTGCGGATCGAGGACGAGAAGATCTTCGAGGGGATCGAAGGCGACCGCGACGTGCGCAAGACCCTCCACGTGGGCACGGTGCCGATGCCGGAACTCGCGCCCGACGAGGTGCTGATAGCCGTCATGGCCAGCTCCATCAACTACAACACGGTCTGGTCCGCGACCTTCGAACCGTTGTCGACCTTCGGCTTCCTCCAGGCCTACGGGCGCCAGGGCGGCTGGGCGAAGCGGCATGACCAGCCCTTCCACGTCCTCGGCTCGGACGCCGCCGGAGTGATCGTCCGCGCCGGTTCCGGCGTGCGGCGCTGGCGGGTCGGTGACCACGTGCTGGTCAACGCGGCCTGTGTCGAGGACCAGGAGGCGTCCGTCCAGGCCGACGGGATGCTCAGCGAGAACCAGCTCGCATGGGGCTTCGAGACCAACTACGGCGGCCTCGCCCACTACACCATCGCCCGGGCCAGCCAGTTGATCCCCAAGCCGGCACACCTGACCTGGGAGGAGGCCGCCTCGGTCCCGGCCTGTGCCGGAACCGCCTACCGGATGCTGGTCAGCGACCGCGGCGCACGGATGAAGCAGGGGGACGTGGTCCTGATCTGGGGCGCGTCCGGCGGACTGGGAGCCTACGCCGTTCAGTTGGTGAAGAACGGCGGCGGCATCGCCGTCGGAGTCGTCGGCTCCGAGGAGAAGGCGCGAGTGGCGCGCGCCCTCGGCTGTGACCTGGTGATCAACCGTGAGGAGTACGGCTTCGGCAGTGACGCCGGCGACGAGCCGGCGGTCGCGCTGGCGCAGGGGAAGCGGCTGGGCCGGCTCATCCGTGACGGCGTGGGCGAGGATCCGCACATCGTCTTCGACCACGTGGGCCAATCCACCTTCGGTATCTCGGTGTTCCTCGCGCGGCGCGGAGGCACCGTGGTGACCTGCGGTTCGAGCACCGGCTACCAGCACCGGTTCGACAACCGCTATCTGTGGATGCGGCTCAAGCGCATCATCGGCAGCCACGTGGCGAACCTCCAGGAACAGGTCGACACCGCACGACTGTTCGGCCAGGGATCGCTGGTGCCCGCACTGACCTCGCTGTTCCCGCTGGAGGAGGCCGGCGTGGCGACCCGGCTGGTGCAGCTCAACCAGCACATCGGCAAGGTGGGCGTGCTCTGCCTGGCCGACCGTCCGGGCCTGGGTGTGACCGACCCCGAGCGGCGCGCCCGGATCGGCGAGGACCGACTGACCCTGATGCGCGCGTACGCGCACGACAGCGGGCGGGCGGCGTGA
- a CDS encoding Gfo/Idh/MocA family protein: MKVRAAVVGLGWAGRELWLRLLSEHEDFEVVAAVDPDPASRAAAVAMGVPAHTTMDALGPRTVDIAVVAVPNHLHAEVAAALLRRRISVFLEKPVCLTTAEADALAAAEQNGGILLAGSAAAHRGDVQKLAELLPQVGRIRHVTLAWVRARGVPQPGGWFTQRSKSGGGVLVDLGWHLLDVLTYLLGPAPVTQVIGSVSDDFVSSGAWSATWREDQPTDVPAGNVEDTARGFLLREDGISVSLQASWASHEALDASVITIEGSKGTARLHCTFGFSPNRAPERVLTLTREGTTQQIPLPAEPIGTEYGRQLDGLAGLLADPGRRGVAVAQARNTVQLVESFYASARAARPADHAPQFAPHR; the protein is encoded by the coding sequence ATGAAGGTCCGGGCTGCCGTCGTCGGGCTCGGCTGGGCAGGCCGCGAGCTGTGGCTCCGACTGCTGAGCGAGCACGAGGACTTCGAGGTGGTCGCCGCCGTCGACCCCGACCCGGCCTCCCGGGCAGCCGCCGTGGCGATGGGCGTGCCCGCCCACACCACCATGGACGCCCTCGGCCCCCGCACGGTCGACATCGCCGTCGTCGCCGTACCCAACCATCTGCACGCCGAGGTAGCGGCCGCCCTGCTCCGCCGCAGGATCTCCGTCTTCCTGGAGAAGCCGGTCTGCCTGACCACCGCCGAGGCGGACGCCCTCGCCGCGGCCGAACAGAACGGCGGGATACTGCTCGCCGGCAGCGCCGCCGCCCACCGCGGCGACGTACAAAAGCTTGCCGAGCTGCTGCCCCAGGTTGGCCGGATCCGCCATGTCACCCTGGCCTGGGTCAGGGCGCGCGGCGTGCCGCAGCCCGGCGGCTGGTTCACCCAGCGCAGCAAGTCCGGTGGCGGTGTACTCGTCGACCTCGGCTGGCACCTGCTCGACGTCCTCACCTACCTCCTCGGCCCCGCCCCCGTCACCCAGGTGATCGGCTCGGTCTCCGACGACTTCGTCAGCAGCGGTGCCTGGTCCGCTACCTGGCGCGAGGACCAGCCCACCGACGTCCCGGCCGGCAACGTCGAGGACACCGCCCGAGGCTTCCTGCTCCGCGAGGACGGCATCTCGGTCTCGTTACAAGCCAGCTGGGCTTCGCACGAGGCGTTGGACGCCTCCGTCATCACCATCGAGGGCAGCAAGGGAACGGCACGGCTGCACTGCACCTTCGGCTTCAGTCCCAACCGGGCCCCCGAACGGGTGCTCACCCTCACCCGGGAAGGCACCACACAGCAGATCCCGCTGCCCGCCGAGCCGATCGGCACCGAGTACGGACGCCAGCTCGACGGCCTCGCCGGGCTCCTGGCCGACCCGGGCCGACGCGGCGTGGCCGTCGCCCAGGCCCGTAACACCGTCCAGCTGGTCGAAAGCTTCTACGCATCGGCCCGCGCCGCGCGACCTGCGGACCACGCGCCCCAATTCGCCCCCCACAGGTGA
- a CDS encoding 3-hydroxybutyryl-CoA dehydrogenase, giving the protein MRTTVERLGVIGGGTMGAGIAEVSLRAGVEVTVLVSAPHRIEDAVGRLTAAFARAVAKGRMTVPEQAAAMAGLRVTADVENLADRQFVVEAVAERLDVKRRVFKAVDGVLADPAAVLASTTSSLLVGDLADATGRAGSVVGMHFFNPVPLMPLVEVVVTDRTSQQCAASAESFARDTLGKEVIRTADRSGFVVNALLVPYLMAAVRMYDQGIADADDIDRGMVLGCGHPMGPLALLDLIGIDTITDVARSMAENSADLVPELPLLLTRMVREGRLGRKTGHGFHRYDDSSGS; this is encoded by the coding sequence ATGAGGACGACGGTGGAACGACTGGGCGTGATCGGTGGCGGGACGATGGGCGCAGGCATTGCCGAGGTGAGCCTGCGCGCCGGGGTGGAGGTGACGGTCCTGGTCTCCGCCCCGCACCGGATCGAGGACGCGGTCGGACGGCTGACGGCCGCGTTCGCCCGCGCGGTGGCCAAGGGCCGGATGACGGTGCCGGAGCAGGCGGCGGCCATGGCCGGGTTGCGGGTCACCGCCGATGTCGAGAACCTCGCGGACCGGCAGTTCGTCGTGGAGGCCGTGGCCGAGAGACTCGATGTGAAACGACGGGTGTTCAAGGCGGTGGACGGGGTGCTGGCCGACCCTGCGGCCGTCCTGGCCTCGACGACCTCCAGCCTGCTGGTCGGCGATCTGGCGGACGCCACCGGCAGAGCCGGGTCCGTGGTGGGCATGCACTTCTTCAATCCCGTACCGCTGATGCCCCTGGTCGAGGTGGTGGTGACGGACCGCACCTCGCAACAGTGCGCCGCGTCGGCCGAGTCCTTCGCCAGGGACACCCTCGGCAAGGAGGTGATCCGCACCGCTGACCGAAGCGGGTTCGTGGTCAACGCCCTGCTCGTGCCGTATCTGATGGCGGCGGTCAGGATGTACGACCAGGGCATCGCCGACGCCGACGACATCGACCGGGGAATGGTGCTGGGCTGCGGACATCCCATGGGTCCGCTTGCGCTGCTCGATCTGATCGGGATCGACACGATCACCGACGTGGCCCGCTCGATGGCGGAGAACTCCGCCGACCTGGTCCCCGAGCTGCCCCTTTTGCTCACCCGGATGGTCCGGGAGGGCAGACTGGGCCGCAAGACGGGCCACGGCTTCCACCGGTACGACGATTCCTCCGGATCCTGA